The Epinephelus lanceolatus isolate andai-2023 chromosome 11, ASM4190304v1, whole genome shotgun sequence genome window below encodes:
- the LOC117269436 gene encoding uncharacterized protein LOC117269436 — protein MVSLKFSLLALLAIGLIASEEAQARKCEGGKDGKGGGDDSDSDSNSGSDSDSGSDSDESLKKAQYPRGVYPFSPRQLYPPPPHGCPSRTAINLLSAILSHFKASPHPGQTQIPAPPPHPESLHIHISQLEYPLPPGPSPLGPLWPGLPAPPVEPLPPGPPAPPVEPLPPGPPAPPVEPLPPVVPLPPAPPAPPVEPLPPVVPLPPAPPAPPIVPLPPVVPLPPAPPAPPVVPLPPVVPLPPAPPAPPIVPLPPVVPLPPAPPAPPIVPLPPAPPAPPVVPLPPAPPVPPIVPLPPVVPLPPAPPEPPVVPPPPPPPAPPVVPPPPPPPAPPVVPPPPPPPPPAPPVMPPPPPAPPVVPPPPPPPPPAPPVVPPPAPPPAPPLVPAPPPPPSPPVVPEPPVTPSKPQVPTESKSPSKLPSIPKKPSGPIVPIQPKHPKEPKDPKEPMKPMPKHPKEPKDSKEPKDPKRPKHPKRPQRPKMPKHPKEPKDPKEPKDPKRPKRPKRPKRPKRPKHPKRPKRPKRPKRPKRPKMPKHPGSPKKPTHRGKHSGIGKCCCKGKRCCKGKQNCKGKCCCCKGQSCCKSLVICEGRSGKLRCPKGTTIQLRSAMYGRQSGGVCAAKQLEGNLQSLTCRKDITNTVTKSCNKKSECDIKASNALAGDPCPLTKKYLSVGYQCV, from the exons ATGGTTTCACTCAAGTTCAGCCTGCTGGCCT tgctGGCCATTGGACTCATAGCATCAG aAGAAGCACAAGCACGAAAATGCGAAGGAGGCAAAGatggaaaaggaggaggggatgacagtgacagtgacagcaaCAGtggcagtgacagtgacagtggcagtgACAGTGACGAGAG tttaaaaaaagcacAGTATCCCCGCGGGGTATATCCCTTCTCTCCAAGACAACTGTATCCACCCCCACCACATGGATGTCCTTCAAGAACAGCCATAAACCTCTTATCTGCAATCCTGTCACATTTCAAAGCATCGCCACATCCTGGACAAACCCAAATACCTGCACCACCTCCACACCCCGAAAGTCTTCACATACACATATCACAGCTTGAATATCCTCTGCCACCTGGTCCCTCACCTTTAGGACCTCTGTGGCCTGGACTTCCCGCACCACCTGTAGAACCTCTGCCACCTGGACCTCCTGCACCACCTGTAGAACCTCTGCCACCTGGACCTCCTGCACCACCTGTTGAACCTCTGCCACCTGTAGTACCTCTGCCACCTGCACCTCCTGCACCACCTGTTGAACCTCTGCCACCTGTAGTACCTCTGCCACCTGCACCTCCTGCACCACCTATAGTACCTCTGCCACCTGTAGTACCTCTGCCACCTGCACCTCCCGCACCACCTGTAGTACCTCTGCCACCTGTAGTACCTCTGCCACCTGCACCTCCTGCACCACCTATAGTACCTCTGCCACCTGTAGTACCTCTGCCACCTGCACCTCCTGCACCACCTATAGTACCTCTGCCACCTGCACCTCCCGCACCACCTGTAGTACCTCTGCCACCTGCACCTCCTGTACCACCTATAGTACCTCTGCCACCTGTAGTACCTCTGCCACCTGCACCTCCCGAACCACCTGTAGTTCCTCCGCCACCTCCACCTCCCGCACCACCTGTAGTGCCAccgccacctccacctcctgcaCCACCTGTAgtgccaccaccacctccacctccacctcctgcaCCACCTGTGatgccacctccacctcctgcaCCACCTGTAGTgccaccaccaccgccacctCCACCTCCCGCACCACCTGTAGTACCTCCGCCAGCTCCACCACCCGCACCACCTCTAGTACCTGCgccacctccacctccctcaCCACCTGTAGTACCTGAACCACCTGTAACTCCCTCAAAACCTCAAGTACCTACAGAATCTAAATCTCCCAGCAAACTTCCCAGCATACCTAAAAAGCCTAGTGGACCTATAGTGCCTATACAGCCTAAACATCCTAAAGAGCCTAAAGATCCTAAAGAGCCCATGAAGCCTATGCCTAAACATCCTAAAGAGCCTAAAGATTCTAAAGAGCCTAAAGATCCTAAAAGGCCTAAACATCCTAAAAGGCCTCAACGTCCTAAAATGCCCAAACATCCTAAAGAGCCTAAAGATCCTAAAGAGCCTAAAGATCCTAAAAGGCCTAAACGTCCTAAAAGGCCTAAACGTCCTAAAAGGCCCAAACATCCTAAAAGGCCTAAACGTCCTAAAAGGCCTAAACGTCCTAAACGTCCTAAAATGCCCAAACATCCCGGCAGTCCCAAAAAACCTACACATCGTGGCAAACACTCTGGCATTGGCAAATGTTGTTGCAAAGGTAAACGCTGTTGCAAAGGCAAGCAAAACTGCAAAGGGAAGTGTTGCTGCTGCAAAGGACAATCTTGCTGCAAGTCACTGGTGATCTGTGAGGGACGGAGCGGGAAGTTAAGATGCC ctAAGGGGACAACAATCCAGCTGCGGTCCGCCATGTATGGTCGACAAAGTGGAGGTGTTTGCGCAGCAAAACAGCTGGAGGGAAACCTACAAAGCTTGACCTGCAGAAAAGATATCACCAACACTGTGACCAAAAG CTGTAACAAGAAGTCCGAATGTGATATCAAGGCATCCAATGCACTGGCGGGAGACCCCTGTCCACTCACCAAGAAATACCTGTCTGTTGGTTACCAGTGTGTCTAA